In one Geoglobus acetivorans genomic region, the following are encoded:
- the tatC gene encoding twin-arginine translocase subunit TatC, giving the protein MSDQMSEITVTEVAEVLANLRVKLMRIFIIIAVVWGISFATLSNEIIEKIKMDLLPEGAELIYQAPLEVMMLRLKISIILGVVVALPYIIYLTYQTLKERTEILSNIELSRTRVIIYASLAVILFISGVAYGYVLMLPLFLQFLYESAQGQGVLAMYSIAEFISFVVMMLAVFGLIFQMPLFMYVTVKNGLARLDTFKYYRRHFYVIFFTLAAIITPPDVFTQLMVGVPMVLFFEISLIIVKILA; this is encoded by the coding sequence ATGTCAGACCAGATGTCAGAGATCACCGTAACAGAAGTTGCAGAGGTTCTTGCAAATTTAAGAGTAAAACTGATGAGGATTTTCATAATCATCGCTGTCGTCTGGGGAATATCCTTCGCCACACTCTCAAACGAGATAATAGAGAAAATAAAGATGGACCTCCTCCCTGAAGGAGCCGAACTGATTTATCAGGCTCCGCTTGAGGTGATGATGCTCAGACTGAAGATTTCAATAATCCTCGGCGTTGTGGTTGCACTGCCCTACATAATTTACCTGACATACCAGACACTGAAGGAGAGGACTGAAATTTTATCAAACATTGAGCTTTCGCGGACAAGAGTTATCATCTACGCATCCCTTGCCGTGATCCTGTTCATATCAGGTGTCGCCTACGGATACGTCCTGATGCTGCCGCTCTTTCTTCAGTTTCTGTACGAGAGTGCACAGGGCCAGGGAGTGCTTGCCATGTACTCTATTGCCGAATTTATCAGCTTTGTTGTCATGATGCTCGCCGTCTTTGGATTGATATTTCAGATGCCCCTCTTCATGTATGTTACTGTTAAAAACGGGCTTGCCAGACTCGACACATTCAAGTACTACAGAAGACATTTCTACGTAATCTTCTTTACGCTGGCTGCAATAATAACGCCTCCTGATGTGTTTACCCAGCTTATGGTCGGTGTCCCAATGGTCCTGTTCTTCGAAATAAGCCTGATCATCGTAAAGATTCTTGCATGA
- a CDS encoding pyridoxal phosphate-dependent decarboxylase family protein, which yields MKELEELLSELDGMDIDPHSGKLFAYIYETGDERLRELALEVLKRFYNKNILDFTVFRSAIFFEREVINFCKTLLNADENAVGTFTYGGTESIMLAVLSARNYFRKRNGDKTPEMVVPFTIHPSFIKSAHYFGLKVRMVDIDENCKADVDAVNSAVNENTALIALSAPNWPYGTVDPVKAVAEIAEDSNVLLHVDACLGGFILPFFEKLGERVEKFDFRVEGVTSVSIDAHKYGYTPKGASSVIFRNAELKKHAIFVDTANPGYVFVNPAVLSSRSVGPLASAFAVMAYLGMEGYLNLARKILSARDKIYRGMRDLGFESVGPIESQVLSLYSESVDILGFMEGMRKRGWHFHLQRGVEKFGIKPNIHLTVSPVHDRTAEDFVRDAGEAVNERGSINAEELFKKIAEGKIQELLNEFREGKIDSSMAPLLLEQLDEEMANEIVKELVVGWYR from the coding sequence ATGAAAGAACTTGAAGAACTTCTCTCGGAACTTGATGGTATGGACATAGACCCGCATTCGGGAAAGCTTTTCGCCTACATATATGAAACGGGTGATGAAAGACTGCGAGAACTGGCTCTTGAAGTTTTGAAAAGGTTCTACAACAAAAACATCCTCGACTTCACGGTATTCAGGAGCGCAATATTCTTTGAAAGAGAGGTGATAAACTTCTGCAAAACTCTTCTCAATGCGGATGAAAATGCGGTGGGAACGTTTACATATGGTGGAACTGAGAGCATAATGCTTGCTGTTCTCTCTGCAAGAAATTATTTCAGAAAGAGGAATGGTGACAAAACTCCCGAAATGGTTGTGCCGTTCACGATCCACCCCTCTTTTATCAAGTCTGCCCATTATTTTGGTCTGAAGGTCAGAATGGTTGACATTGATGAAAATTGCAAGGCAGACGTGGATGCTGTAAACTCTGCTGTGAATGAGAATACGGCCCTTATAGCTCTTTCAGCACCAAACTGGCCCTACGGGACTGTTGATCCGGTCAAGGCTGTGGCTGAAATTGCTGAAGATAGCAATGTGCTGCTTCATGTTGATGCCTGTCTGGGCGGATTCATACTGCCCTTCTTTGAAAAGCTTGGTGAACGGGTGGAAAAATTCGATTTCAGAGTTGAAGGGGTTACGTCGGTCTCGATAGACGCACACAAGTATGGGTACACACCCAAGGGGGCTTCGTCCGTAATTTTCAGAAATGCCGAGCTTAAAAAGCATGCCATCTTCGTCGATACCGCAAATCCCGGTTACGTTTTTGTCAACCCGGCGGTGCTGTCTTCAAGGTCTGTGGGTCCACTTGCATCTGCATTCGCCGTAATGGCGTATCTCGGGATGGAGGGCTATCTGAACCTCGCCAGAAAAATCCTTTCAGCACGGGATAAAATTTACAGGGGAATGAGAGACCTCGGTTTTGAAAGCGTTGGTCCAATCGAATCTCAGGTGCTCTCCCTTTACAGCGAGAGTGTGGACATTCTCGGTTTCATGGAGGGTATGAGAAAAAGAGGGTGGCACTTCCACCTTCAGAGGGGTGTGGAGAAATTCGGCATAAAGCCAAACATTCACCTGACAGTCTCACCCGTACACGATAGGACTGCGGAGGATTTCGTCAGAGATGCAGGGGAGGCTGTGAATGAAAGAGGTTCTATAAATGCTGAAGAGCTTTTCAAAAAGATTGCGGAAGGAAAGATTCAGGAACTTCTGAATGAGTTCCGGGAAGGAAAGATTGACTCAAGCATGGCACCGCTTCTTCTTGAGCAGTTAGACGAGGAAATGGCAAATGAAATCGTCAAGGAACTGGTGGTGGGATGGTATCGGTGA
- a CDS encoding MFS transporter, producing the protein MVSVRKTLLLAGLVLITFASQAIWVTFSPVTTLVARNLGVSAELVGYLAVTYPLFFLILTVPSGILLDRNFRLWLLFGTVMTFIGGAGRLLDYTNYFWLLLCQLFSATGQPFLLNAFVPFASRMYAERRSVVISVLSLSMYLGTVFSLLVGYEFYADGGLFALISPPAMLSAIGFALFVSGYRVLDSVSVDQRAFRFSDVVGRKDLWIIGIILGLGVAAFDNLATWLQPALESVKLGEIAGDAVAVSIVLGLVGVALIPGFISAKNARTRYMRCVVPLIAGFFVILAILPSKLLVFVFLGLAGLLMLPAYPLIMDWIGYFHEKRIQGSATGFVGLVSRAISVMLMFIAPYFIYSARAYFTFLASVVTIAFVFTMILPDDRKMEKNHS; encoded by the coding sequence ATGGTATCGGTGAGAAAAACCTTGCTCCTTGCAGGCCTCGTGCTCATAACATTTGCCTCCCAGGCAATCTGGGTAACGTTCTCTCCGGTAACGACCCTGGTTGCCCGGAATCTCGGAGTTTCTGCTGAACTTGTTGGTTATCTGGCAGTAACATACCCTCTCTTCTTTCTGATTCTGACGGTTCCCTCGGGAATTCTCCTCGACAGAAACTTCAGGCTGTGGCTTCTGTTTGGCACAGTTATGACGTTCATCGGTGGTGCGGGAAGACTTCTGGATTACACAAATTATTTCTGGCTCCTTCTGTGCCAGCTTTTTTCTGCAACCGGCCAGCCATTCCTTCTGAATGCGTTCGTTCCCTTTGCATCCAGGATGTATGCTGAAAGGAGGTCTGTGGTTATATCAGTGCTGAGTCTTTCCATGTATCTCGGTACAGTTTTCTCTCTCCTGGTTGGATACGAGTTTTACGCAGATGGCGGTTTGTTTGCCCTTATTTCGCCTCCTGCTATGCTTTCAGCTATCGGCTTTGCATTATTTGTCTCTGGCTACAGGGTGCTTGATTCTGTCTCAGTTGATCAGCGTGCATTCAGGTTTTCTGACGTTGTCGGGAGAAAGGACCTGTGGATAATTGGAATAATCCTCGGACTTGGGGTTGCTGCATTTGACAACCTCGCAACATGGCTTCAGCCGGCTCTTGAATCCGTGAAGCTCGGTGAGATTGCAGGAGATGCCGTAGCAGTTTCGATCGTTCTCGGTCTTGTTGGTGTGGCTCTCATTCCAGGATTCATCTCCGCTAAAAATGCGAGAACCCGGTACATGAGATGTGTGGTTCCACTTATTGCCGGATTCTTTGTCATACTTGCCATCCTTCCATCGAAGCTGCTGGTCTTCGTCTTTCTGGGACTTGCAGGATTGCTTATGCTCCCGGCATATCCCCTTATAATGGACTGGATAGGTTACTTCCATGAAAAGAGAATACAGGGTAGTGCCACGGGGTTTGTAGGGCTTGTTAGCAGAGCAATATCGGTTATGCTGATGTTCATTGCTCCGTACTTTATTTACAGTGCAAGGGCTTACTTCACCTTCCTGGCTTCAGTCGTAACAATTGCTTTCGTCTTTACGATGATTCTCCCCGATGACAGAAAAATGGAAAAAAATCATTCATAA
- a CDS encoding acyl-CoA dehydrogenase family protein has translation MLENNFFLDEEIVKLREEVKGFASSVDPELLRKMDRDEVDYPLDFIRDAGEKGLLGLRFPEEYGGRGLTWLAESVAVEEVGVLGMGLGCAYSMISIVGEAIYRFGQEWQKEEFLKPIIKGKKIAAEGLTEPRGGSDFFGTTTRAEKRGNKWILNGAKRFIAGGKVADFYLIYARTDPNAPGHKAMTAFLVERDMGVEIEDLHNLMGFRGMGTARIAFNDVEVPDEYRVGEVNNARVIFNRMMIPERLTSAAGALGLARAGIEIAMRYSAKRKAFGRKIREFQGVSFKVAESVAKLDSARSLVYTAAKAVDEYDAGRSSMDPRRLVSEAKMIATDFGWEIINNAMQILGGIGYTQVYPVERMLRDMRLAPIWTGSNEIMKLLIQHEAYKMLDIPSKDRDYEKDAMDWYKEFEKVYE, from the coding sequence TTGCTGGAGAACAACTTTTTCCTTGACGAGGAGATTGTAAAGCTGAGAGAGGAGGTAAAGGGGTTTGCAAGCTCTGTTGATCCGGAACTGCTCAGGAAGATGGACAGGGACGAGGTGGATTACCCCCTCGACTTCATAAGAGATGCAGGAGAAAAAGGCCTTCTCGGATTGAGGTTTCCGGAAGAGTACGGAGGACGGGGATTGACATGGCTTGCAGAAAGCGTGGCTGTCGAGGAGGTTGGCGTTCTCGGTATGGGGCTTGGATGTGCCTACTCCATGATCAGCATTGTGGGAGAGGCAATATACCGCTTTGGTCAGGAGTGGCAGAAAGAGGAGTTCCTCAAACCAATCATAAAGGGGAAGAAGATCGCCGCAGAAGGACTTACAGAGCCGAGAGGCGGAAGTGATTTCTTCGGCACGACAACCAGAGCCGAAAAGAGGGGCAACAAATGGATCCTGAACGGAGCAAAGAGATTCATAGCCGGTGGAAAGGTCGCCGATTTCTACCTCATATACGCAAGAACAGATCCAAACGCCCCCGGACACAAGGCCATGACCGCTTTTCTGGTTGAGAGGGATATGGGCGTGGAGATCGAAGACCTGCACAACCTCATGGGGTTCAGAGGCATGGGTACGGCAAGAATAGCCTTCAACGATGTGGAAGTCCCGGATGAGTACCGGGTCGGCGAGGTCAACAACGCAAGGGTGATATTCAACAGAATGATGATTCCTGAAAGGTTGACATCTGCTGCCGGAGCTCTGGGGCTTGCGAGAGCGGGTATCGAAATCGCCATGAGATATTCAGCCAAGAGAAAGGCATTCGGAAGAAAGATAAGAGAGTTTCAGGGTGTGAGCTTCAAGGTTGCTGAAAGCGTGGCAAAGCTTGATTCTGCCAGATCGCTGGTTTACACGGCAGCGAAGGCCGTTGATGAATACGACGCTGGAAGGAGCAGCATGGATCCGAGAAGGCTTGTGAGTGAGGCAAAAATGATTGCAACAGACTTTGGCTGGGAGATCATAAACAACGCCATGCAGATTCTCGGAGGAATTGGATACACGCAGGTCTATCCGGTGGAGAGGATGCTCAGGGACATGCGTCTTGCCCCGATCTGGACAGGAAGCAATGAAATCATGAAGCTCCTGATACAGCATGAAGCATACAAAATGCTCGACATACCATCAAAAGACAGAGACTACGAAAAGGACGCAATGGACTGGTATAAAGAATTTGAAAAAGTTTATGAATGA
- a CDS encoding AMP-binding protein, giving the protein MRTFGNLLERASKLFSDVEVVGPEGRTNYRELFEDVLKLAGWLKEELGLKKGEVVAVADWNTLEFMKLVYAIPIAGGIVYPVNIRLPPEQILYTLERSDARTLIFSRDFELLTKKFDGRPISIDEVGRGEKILDTTEQQDDAVIMFTSGTTGLPKAVKYSHEKFIDGALSIATQLTTQETPAKLTRNDVIFPQIPMYHIVSWGSVFIAPYLGLKLVLGGKFEPGAVVETINNEGATWINAVPTMVHMLIESSQDFGNIKALVGGSAVTKKLAEKMKERNIGFSMIYGATDMLAASISIYTSYTKSEDMLREITHPVPFAEFKIKKFENSEMGEILFRAPWLPMEYYRDEQKTRESYTEDGWFITGDIGIEMPDGGIKILDRFKDAIKSGGEWIPTSILESVISEVDGVELVAVVGKRDEKWDERPVAVIKAYKEIEKSAVTEYLKKAAEEGRIAKWWIPDEIVFVDEMPLTSTGKISKLELKNRLGW; this is encoded by the coding sequence ATGAGAACTTTTGGTAACCTGCTGGAAAGAGCCTCGAAACTCTTTTCGGATGTCGAGGTTGTAGGCCCTGAGGGCAGAACGAATTACAGAGAGCTTTTCGAGGATGTTCTGAAACTTGCTGGCTGGCTTAAGGAAGAACTCGGTTTGAAAAAAGGAGAAGTTGTTGCTGTTGCGGACTGGAACACCCTCGAATTCATGAAGCTTGTGTATGCCATCCCGATTGCAGGTGGAATTGTTTATCCCGTAAACATCAGGCTTCCTCCTGAACAGATACTGTACACGCTTGAAAGGTCAGATGCAAGGACCCTGATATTCTCCAGGGATTTCGAATTGCTCACCAAAAAATTTGATGGCAGACCCATAAGCATTGACGAGGTTGGAAGAGGGGAGAAAATACTGGATACGACAGAACAGCAGGATGATGCGGTTATAATGTTTACCAGCGGTACCACCGGTCTGCCCAAGGCAGTAAAGTACAGCCACGAGAAATTCATAGATGGTGCTTTGAGCATCGCCACTCAGCTTACAACCCAGGAAACCCCTGCAAAGCTAACCCGGAATGATGTCATATTTCCACAGATTCCGATGTACCACATAGTCTCATGGGGTTCAGTCTTCATAGCCCCATATCTGGGACTGAAACTGGTTCTGGGAGGAAAATTTGAGCCAGGTGCAGTGGTGGAGACCATAAATAACGAGGGAGCCACATGGATAAACGCCGTTCCAACGATGGTGCACATGCTCATTGAGAGCAGCCAGGATTTTGGCAACATCAAGGCTCTTGTCGGAGGGAGTGCGGTTACGAAAAAGCTTGCAGAAAAAATGAAAGAGCGAAACATAGGGTTCTCGATGATATATGGGGCCACAGACATGCTTGCAGCCTCAATTTCGATTTACACATCCTACACCAAAAGCGAAGATATGCTGAGGGAGATTACACACCCGGTGCCATTTGCAGAGTTTAAGATAAAGAAATTTGAAAACTCAGAGATGGGGGAAATTCTCTTCAGGGCACCCTGGCTTCCGATGGAATATTACAGGGATGAGCAGAAGACGAGGGAAAGCTACACGGAAGACGGGTGGTTCATCACCGGAGACATAGGTATTGAGATGCCGGATGGTGGTATCAAGATACTCGACAGGTTTAAAGACGCCATAAAAAGTGGTGGAGAGTGGATTCCAACGAGCATTCTCGAAAGCGTGATTTCGGAGGTTGACGGTGTGGAGCTTGTCGCCGTTGTCGGTAAGAGGGACGAAAAATGGGATGAAAGACCAGTAGCAGTTATAAAAGCCTACAAAGAAATTGAAAAAAGTGCTGTAACAGAATACCTCAAAAAGGCCGCTGAAGAGGGGAGAATAGCCAAATGGTGGATTCCGGACGAAATCGTATTTGTTGATGAAATGCCTCTTACTAGTACGGGTAAAATAAGCAAGCTTGAGCTTAAAAACAGGCTGGGGTGGTAG